The proteins below come from a single Procambarus clarkii isolate CNS0578487 chromosome 44, FALCON_Pclarkii_2.0, whole genome shotgun sequence genomic window:
- the LOC123745225 gene encoding loricrin-like, with the protein MKLLILACVLAAAVDAAPQGYSLPAPSGGGLSLGGSGGGGFVSGGGGFSSGGGGYSSGGGGGGGGIISGGGGGGIISGGGGFVSGGGGFSSGGGGGFSSGGGGYSSGGGGGGTISGGGGIISGGGGFVSGGGGFSSGGGGGGGGFSSGGGGYSSGGGGGGIISGGSCGGGQVRHVDGSCVTPQITRNLYVFTAPAVSPITGPRPNVPLPRVQHNILFIHAPDGILSQEPIVVPPPLQRNVVYVLNKRTQLDHKVVQVPVPEQQTPQVFFVNYGEGDNPTLPTGGDLQSALSSASQGGGQLIGGSHGGGGGSIGGGGSIGGGGIISGGGSIGGGGIISGGGSIGGGGIISGGGSIGGGGIISGGGSIGGGGIISGGGSIGGGGISAPSGQYGTPTPPSSQYGTP; encoded by the exons ATGAAGCTCCTG ATCTTGGCCTGTGTGTTGGCGGCTGCTGTAGACGCCGCCCCTCAGGGCTATAGCCTCCCCGCGCCCTCTGGAGGAGGGCTCTCCCTGGGCGGCTCAGGTGGAGGTGGTTTCGTCTCTGGTGGTGGCGGATTCTCCTCTGGAGGTGGCGGATATTCTTCTGGAGGCGGAGGTGGAGGCGGAGGCATCATCTCTGGAGGCGGGGGTGGAGGCATCATCTCTGGAGGCGGAGGATTCGTCTCTGGTGGTGGCGGATtctcctctggtggtggtggcggattcTCCTCTGGAGGTGGAGGATATTCTTCTGGAGGCGGAGGTGGAGGCACCATCTCTGGAGGCGGAGGCATCATCTCTGGAGGCGGAGGATTCGTCTCTGGTGGTGGCGGATTctcttctggtggtggtggtggtggtggcggattcTCGTCTGGAGGTGGAGGATATTCTTCTGGAGGCGGAGGCGGAGGCATCATCTCTGGAGGCAGCTGTGGTGGGGGACAAGTCCGTCACGTAGATGGCAGCTGCGTGACTCCCCAGATCACCAGAAACCTGTATGTGTTCACAGCACCTGCAGTGTCGCCAATCACTGGCCCTCGACCAAATGTCCCTCTGCCCAGGGTGCAGCACAACATACTGTTCATCCACGCCCCTGACGGAATCCTGAGCCAGGAGCCAATCGTCGTGCCCCCGCCACTCCAAAGGAACGTCGTGTACGTCCTCAACAAGCGCACTCAGCTCGACCATAAGGTGGTCCAGGTTCCAGTGCCTGAACAGCAGACTCCTCAGGTGTTCTTCGTCAACTATGGTGAAGGCGACAACCCGACTCTGCCCACCGGTGGGGACCTTCAGTCGGCTCTCAGCTCCGCGTCTCAGGGTGGCGGCCAGCTGATTGGTGGTTcccatggcggtggtggtggaagcATCGGTGGAGGAGGAAGCATCGGAGGCGGTGGCATTATAAGCGGTGGAGGCAGCATCGGAGGTGGTGGCATTATAAGCGGTGGAGGCAGCATTGGAGGCGGTGGCATTATAAGCGGTGGAGGCAGCATTGGAGGCGGTGGCATTATAAGCGGTGGAGGCAGCATCGGAGGCGGTGGCATTATAAGTGGCGGAGGCAGCATTGGAGGTGGCGGCATCTCAGCGCCATCCGGCCAGTACGGAACGCCCACACCTCCGTCTTCACAATACGGAACACCCTAA